The following proteins are encoded in a genomic region of Vibrio tasmaniensis:
- a CDS encoding 3-ketoacyl-ACP reductase FabG2 yields MTRQVLVTGASKGIGKAIAIQLAKDGFEIAVHYMGDKQGAENTLKSITELGGAGRLIQFDISNRSECREILEADIAEYGAYYGVVNNAGITRDTAFPAMTEEEWDGVIHTNLDSFYNVLHPCVMPMVQKRKGGRIVTLASVSGIMGNRGQTNYAAAKAGVIGATKSLALELAKRKITVNCVAPGLIDTGMVDEHVKEHALPQVPLRRMGEPEEVAGLVSYLMSDIAGYLTRQVISVNGGLV; encoded by the coding sequence ATGACCCGTCAGGTTTTAGTTACAGGTGCCAGCAAAGGCATTGGTAAAGCGATCGCTATTCAACTCGCGAAAGACGGATTTGAAATCGCCGTTCACTACATGGGTGACAAGCAAGGTGCAGAAAATACTTTGAAGTCGATTACTGAGCTGGGTGGCGCTGGGCGTCTTATCCAGTTTGACATCAGCAACCGCAGCGAGTGTCGCGAAATACTTGAGGCTGATATTGCTGAGTATGGCGCTTACTATGGCGTGGTGAACAATGCGGGGATTACTCGCGATACGGCCTTCCCAGCCATGACTGAAGAAGAGTGGGATGGCGTTATCCACACCAACCTCGACAGTTTCTACAATGTACTGCACCCGTGCGTAATGCCAATGGTTCAAAAGCGCAAAGGCGGTCGAATCGTTACTCTGGCTTCTGTGTCTGGCATCATGGGCAACCGTGGCCAAACTAACTATGCCGCAGCAAAAGCAGGTGTGATTGGCGCAACTAAGTCTCTGGCTCTAGAGCTCGCAAAACGCAAGATAACGGTAAACTGTGTCGCTCCTGGTTTAATCGATACCGGGATGGTTGACGAGCATGTAAAAGAGCATGCTCTGCCTCAAGTTCCATTACGCCGCATGGGTGAACCTGAAGAAGTAGCAGGCTTAGTCAGCTACCTAATGTCGGATATTGCCGGCTACCTCACTCGTCAAGTGATTTCAGTTAATGGAGGCTTAGTATGA
- a CDS encoding MMPL family transporter yields the protein MPKHNNFNSKLALVWLVVVVLFSGLLIKQFAFSSSVPIESNIMKLLPENQQDPMVEQAFQQISSSMSEQVVFIISATDIEQAVAATDSFEKKLNQRAFSSQAPLFKQVQGKINASTQSQWSDFYFRHRAQLLTQQQKETLTHSPDSRAQYVIQSLYNPFSGVTAAELSLDPFLLFRDYISAVGVQSSNFVLKEGYLTAQSNDQTHVLVTATLAGSPYSLAIQEQLPALDSIEREIEKQFGVKVQHTGVVFYANYGTESAKSEISTIGLGSLAGVILLVWLTFRSALPLALSLLSITTGLLVALASTVAIFGKVHLFSLVFGASLIGVSIDYSFHYLTDRLAAGNQWQSDKGLKHILVAITLGLITSLIGYLGLLVAPFPGLQQLALFSSIGLIAAYASVVCWYPVLAAKPSQERPLPLSKLWHTWLSLWSNQKFRIGLPLIVTVVSLMSLSQIRYDDDIRQLQAMPEQLKQQEQAITEISGLGSGQNMLLVTAQNDQKLLKKLTAITTSLDSLIGSQGISGYRSINQHLLSKQDQHDNYQLVEQLYSQQSHILQSTLGWPSFPELPKFEAITVSGFLESPVSEPVRPLWLKPIDGQAASVILIKDVTNSALFSQWLDSSFAQQQGVKYLNKADEISALFAEYRVKITELLLIALAAIGMVLGWRYGVKQSLLMLLPSLIAGVAGLAVTGVLGSTLNLFNLLGLILILGIGIDYTLFFAEQKKSLSTLLAITLSGLTTLLSFGLLSLSQTHAIHSFGVTVLTGIFVAWLLSPLAINHQQAAEKSNSREAFR from the coding sequence ATGCCGAAGCACAACAATTTCAACTCTAAGCTTGCCCTTGTCTGGCTAGTTGTCGTAGTGTTATTTAGCGGATTGTTAATCAAACAATTCGCTTTTTCTTCATCAGTACCTATTGAAAGCAACATCATGAAATTGCTGCCTGAAAACCAGCAAGACCCAATGGTAGAGCAAGCCTTTCAGCAGATATCTAGCTCGATGAGCGAGCAAGTGGTGTTTATCATAAGCGCTACCGACATTGAACAAGCCGTTGCCGCGACTGACTCTTTTGAAAAAAAACTCAACCAAAGAGCTTTCTCAAGTCAAGCCCCTCTTTTTAAGCAAGTGCAAGGCAAAATCAACGCCAGCACGCAAAGCCAGTGGAGCGATTTCTATTTTCGTCACCGAGCTCAACTGCTGACCCAACAGCAAAAAGAGACGCTGACTCACTCGCCAGATTCGCGAGCTCAATATGTCATCCAGTCTCTGTACAATCCTTTCTCAGGCGTGACTGCAGCAGAGCTATCTCTCGACCCATTCCTACTGTTTCGCGACTACATCAGTGCTGTTGGCGTTCAATCAAGTAACTTTGTTCTGAAAGAGGGCTACCTCACCGCTCAATCGAATGACCAAACTCATGTTTTGGTGACGGCGACTCTGGCGGGTTCGCCTTATAGTTTAGCGATTCAAGAGCAACTTCCCGCTCTTGATTCAATTGAGCGCGAGATCGAAAAGCAGTTTGGTGTCAAAGTGCAGCATACCGGTGTGGTGTTCTACGCCAATTACGGTACCGAAAGCGCGAAATCAGAAATCAGTACCATTGGTTTGGGCTCATTAGCCGGTGTGATTTTATTGGTGTGGCTGACGTTTCGTAGTGCCCTACCACTTGCCTTATCCTTGCTTTCAATCACTACAGGATTATTGGTTGCACTGGCAAGCACCGTCGCTATCTTCGGCAAGGTTCATCTGTTTAGTTTAGTGTTCGGTGCCAGCTTGATTGGCGTATCTATCGACTACTCTTTCCATTACCTGACCGATCGTTTGGCTGCTGGTAATCAATGGCAAAGCGACAAAGGGTTAAAACATATTCTCGTTGCGATCACCTTAGGTCTTATCACCAGCTTGATTGGCTACCTAGGTCTGTTAGTGGCACCTTTCCCCGGTTTACAGCAACTTGCTTTGTTTTCGTCGATTGGGCTTATTGCGGCTTACGCCAGCGTGGTGTGTTGGTATCCCGTTCTCGCGGCGAAACCAAGCCAAGAACGCCCGCTTCCTTTGTCGAAGCTTTGGCATACTTGGTTAAGTCTCTGGAGCAACCAAAAATTTAGAATTGGCTTACCATTAATAGTGACTGTGGTTAGTTTGATGTCACTCAGTCAAATTCGCTACGATGACGATATTCGCCAACTTCAAGCGATGCCAGAGCAACTCAAACAGCAAGAGCAAGCCATTACTGAGATATCTGGGTTAGGCAGTGGTCAAAACATGCTACTAGTCACGGCTCAGAACGACCAAAAGTTACTAAAAAAGCTAACAGCAATCACCACAAGCTTAGATTCTTTAATCGGCAGCCAAGGTATCTCCGGATATCGCAGCATTAATCAGCACTTATTAAGTAAACAAGACCAACATGATAACTATCAATTGGTTGAACAGCTCTATAGCCAACAAAGCCATATCTTACAGAGCACGCTTGGTTGGCCTAGCTTTCCTGAGTTACCTAAGTTCGAGGCCATCACTGTATCTGGTTTTTTGGAATCACCAGTGTCAGAACCAGTTCGACCACTTTGGTTGAAGCCGATCGATGGGCAAGCAGCGTCGGTCATTTTGATCAAAGACGTCACAAACTCAGCGCTGTTCTCTCAATGGCTCGATTCAAGCTTTGCTCAGCAACAAGGTGTTAAATACCTCAACAAAGCCGATGAAATTTCCGCTCTATTTGCGGAGTACAGAGTCAAGATCACCGAGCTATTGTTGATAGCATTGGCCGCTATCGGGATGGTTTTAGGTTGGCGCTATGGCGTTAAACAAAGCCTGTTAATGCTACTACCATCATTGATCGCAGGAGTCGCAGGTTTAGCGGTCACCGGCGTTTTAGGCTCGACACTGAATCTATTTAACCTGCTTGGACTGATTCTAATTTTAGGGATTGGTATCGACTATACCCTGTTCTTTGCTGAACAGAAAAAATCACTAAGCACCTTGTTAGCCATTACCCTATCAGGCCTCACAACGCTGCTTTCATTTGGCTTATTGTCACTGAGTCAGACTCATGCCATTCATAGCTTCGGTGTTACCGTCCTAACTGGTATTTTCGTCGCGTGGTTGCTTTCGCCACTTGCAATCAACCACCAACAAGCAGCGGAAAAATCAAACTCTCGAGAGGCTTTTAGATGA
- a CDS encoding beta-ketoacyl-[acyl-carrier-protein] synthase family protein → MPIYIQDCGFHSALGSSIADIHGCLSNQCDSNMIEVSDMLNDGKPTVVGKVAGDLPEISSVQAEYATRNNQLALSAVNQIKDSIEQAKSQYGADRIAVVIGTSTSGISDGETAFKHKLDHGSFPEGFHYSKQELGNVSEFISQHCSLTGPSYAISTACSSSGRVFITAQRLLDSGMADAVLVGGVDTLCKLTLNGFHGLEALSTTHCKPFSAERDGINIGEAAAFMLLSKTKPTATDATQSTSNIALLGCGDSSDAHHISAPHPEGNGAEQAMRKALDSAQLQAEDIGYINAHGTATPLNDSMESKAIHRIFSNKVPVSSTKPLTGHTLGAASAIEAAIAWHILKYDLPLPLQKCQYKAEDIEIDLVNCAQKLKVKNILSNSFAFGGNNISLIFGVIND, encoded by the coding sequence ATGCCTATTTATATCCAAGACTGTGGTTTTCACTCCGCATTAGGCTCAAGCATTGCTGACATTCATGGCTGCCTCAGCAATCAATGCGACTCCAATATGATTGAAGTGAGCGACATGCTAAACGACGGTAAGCCGACGGTCGTTGGTAAGGTCGCAGGCGATTTACCAGAAATTTCATCAGTTCAAGCGGAATACGCCACTCGCAATAATCAACTGGCGTTATCGGCTGTTAATCAAATAAAAGATTCTATTGAACAAGCAAAATCACAATATGGCGCAGATAGGATTGCTGTAGTCATCGGCACAAGCACTTCTGGTATTTCTGATGGCGAAACGGCGTTTAAACACAAACTCGACCATGGCTCTTTCCCCGAAGGTTTCCACTATTCAAAACAAGAGCTTGGTAATGTATCGGAGTTCATCAGCCAACACTGCTCTTTAACAGGGCCAAGCTACGCGATCTCGACCGCTTGCTCATCAAGTGGCCGTGTATTTATTACTGCCCAACGTTTGTTAGATTCTGGAATGGCGGATGCTGTATTGGTTGGCGGTGTCGATACACTGTGTAAACTGACGCTCAATGGCTTTCATGGTCTTGAAGCACTATCAACGACACATTGTAAGCCCTTTAGCGCCGAGCGTGATGGCATCAACATCGGAGAAGCTGCGGCATTCATGTTGCTTAGCAAGACAAAACCAACCGCTACTGATGCAACTCAAAGTACTTCGAACATCGCCCTACTGGGTTGCGGTGATAGCTCCGACGCACACCATATTTCTGCACCCCATCCAGAAGGTAACGGCGCAGAACAAGCAATGAGAAAGGCGTTAGATTCTGCACAGTTACAAGCAGAAGACATCGGTTATATTAATGCCCATGGCACCGCAACCCCACTCAATGACTCAATGGAAAGCAAAGCAATCCATCGTATTTTCTCAAACAAGGTTCCCGTCAGTTCAACCAAGCCTCTAACAGGACATACTCTTGGAGCGGCAAGTGCGATAGAGGCTGCAATTGCGTGGCATATTCTAAAATATGACTTACCACTCCCCTTACAAAAATGTCAGTATAAAGCTGAAGATATTGAGATTGATTTGGTAAACTGTGCCCAGAAACTTAAAGTAAAGAACATCTTAAGCAACTCGTTCGCTTTTGGTGGCAACAACATTAGCCTGATTTTTGGTGTAATAAATGACTGA
- a CDS encoding DUF3261 domain-containing protein, with translation MNKTIKIALAVGLGLLLSACSMVPQQPTGASVAIDKDTELALPLPAELGYSFTASQLISATWQDDTQQLPVQVEVTADKVALAGFSSWGTRILSLQYQNQVIDTQVLSGLGATLPLPEQVLFNLMLTLWPVEAWAQPLQDIGWYLVDTENSRTVFDENQQPIIKIDYQAEPGTHKTAGNIVFKHLIQGYTISIQTLNSTIVDNPSKS, from the coding sequence ATGAACAAAACAATCAAGATAGCGCTCGCCGTTGGATTGGGCTTACTACTCAGCGCTTGTTCGATGGTGCCTCAACAGCCTACAGGCGCAAGTGTCGCAATCGATAAAGACACCGAGCTAGCCTTGCCGCTGCCTGCTGAACTGGGATACTCATTTACGGCGAGCCAGCTGATCAGCGCAACATGGCAAGATGATACGCAGCAACTTCCGGTTCAAGTCGAAGTGACAGCGGATAAAGTGGCTTTAGCTGGCTTTTCTTCTTGGGGTACTCGAATCCTATCGCTTCAGTACCAAAACCAAGTGATTGATACTCAAGTTCTATCTGGTCTTGGCGCTACCCTGCCGCTACCCGAGCAAGTACTATTTAATTTGATGCTGACTCTATGGCCAGTTGAAGCATGGGCTCAACCTTTACAAGACATCGGTTGGTATTTGGTCGATACCGAAAACAGCCGCACCGTATTTGATGAAAACCAACAGCCAATCATTAAAATTGATTACCAAGCAGAGCCCGGAACACACAAAACCGCAGGCAACATTGTTTTCAAGCATTTGATTCAAGGCTACACCATCAGTATACAAACGTTGAACTCAACGATTGTCGATAACCCAAGTAAGAGCTAA
- a CDS encoding heavy metal translocating P-type ATPase, whose translation MLGVDDNWSLDMNHYTTALNGLNCMGCAKKARTLFDDLDNTTINNISPTYIDISTPFSYVQLSEQLMTLGYSMGNKLHLSLSGLSCGKCVNKLTQALEHTEQISNLEVSKHELSVVTLLSEPKLIELIESVGYLATPYSEINEPLSNKESEDDKKTAPVEPTQAKPAASQYTYHLVLGGMTCASCVSSVEKALKKNEFVDQAQINLAEQTALVFTSQTRDIIENALIESVKAAGYGAEFVDDAATQQQKQQEQQLRTQQAFLRNSVSALLIGAPLMAWGLFGGSMTIATFNDQVAWGLIGVVCLILLATSGRSFFTNAWQSLMHKRATMDTLVALGTGAAWFYSMLVVLIPSWFPEPSRHVYFEASAMIIGLISLGHYIEAKAKARTTKSLQALINLQPQKATVIVDGKEKTIAVEAIQVGMQVRVKPGEKVPVDGVVVSGESYIDESMLTGEPLPNVKSINDGVSAGTINGDGSLIIEATGIGSSTMLARIIQMVRQAQSSKPEIAKLADSISAVFVPVVVAIAAIAALVWFFVGPQPSASYMLVVSTTVLIIACPCALGLATPLSITVGVGKAAEFGVLIKDADVLQSASKIDAVVFDKTGTLTQGKPTVQQAFYGDLSEQELLAYAYSVEVGSEHPLAKAVCQYAESLQVSALPHSEFENQRGLGIQAIINGKNVQVGSLKYLTQLGIETEIGADFIELCRSQAWTPIFVAIDQKLEGILGVSDALKIDSKQAIAQLKSAGIHTVLLTGDNDSVAQAIGKTVDINEVISEVLPEQKAQHIVQLQQQYKSVAMVGDGINDAPALAQADIGIAMGSGSDVAIESAQMTLLNSSPLSVSNAIELSQATVRNMKQNLFGAFVYNSLGIPIAAGVLYPFFGFLLSPVVAGAAMAMSSITVVSNANRLRLFKPTHSNINKNHIHEVHHDS comes from the coding sequence ATGTTAGGCGTAGATGATAATTGGAGTCTCGATATGAACCATTACACAACTGCGCTCAACGGCTTAAATTGCATGGGTTGTGCAAAGAAAGCCCGCACATTGTTTGACGATCTCGATAATACGACGATCAACAACATATCGCCGACGTACATCGACATTTCGACTCCATTTAGTTACGTTCAACTCAGTGAACAGTTAATGACCCTTGGTTATTCCATGGGTAATAAGCTGCACCTTTCGCTATCCGGCCTTAGCTGCGGTAAGTGCGTGAACAAACTGACCCAAGCACTTGAACACACCGAGCAAATCTCAAACCTAGAAGTCAGTAAACATGAATTGTCGGTGGTGACTCTGCTTTCAGAACCCAAGCTTATTGAGTTAATCGAAAGTGTGGGTTATCTCGCGACTCCTTACTCTGAAATTAATGAGCCTTTATCTAATAAAGAATCAGAAGACGATAAAAAAACAGCGCCAGTGGAACCGACACAAGCTAAACCTGCTGCTAGCCAATATACCTATCACCTTGTTCTTGGGGGAATGACGTGTGCGAGTTGTGTTTCTTCGGTAGAGAAAGCGCTGAAAAAGAATGAGTTCGTCGACCAAGCTCAGATCAACCTCGCAGAACAGACAGCCTTGGTTTTCACCTCTCAAACCAGAGACATCATTGAAAACGCTCTAATAGAATCCGTGAAAGCTGCAGGATATGGCGCCGAGTTTGTCGACGATGCGGCGACTCAACAGCAAAAACAACAAGAACAGCAACTTCGTACTCAACAAGCCTTTCTTAGAAACTCAGTAAGTGCGCTGCTTATCGGCGCTCCGCTGATGGCGTGGGGGCTGTTTGGTGGCAGCATGACCATTGCTACATTTAACGACCAAGTGGCCTGGGGATTGATCGGAGTCGTCTGTCTGATACTGCTTGCGACCTCTGGACGCAGCTTCTTTACTAACGCTTGGCAATCACTGATGCACAAACGTGCGACCATGGATACGTTAGTTGCTTTAGGCACTGGCGCAGCATGGTTCTACTCAATGTTGGTAGTACTTATTCCATCATGGTTCCCTGAACCATCGCGTCATGTCTATTTTGAGGCAAGTGCGATGATCATCGGCCTTATTTCTTTGGGTCACTACATTGAAGCCAAAGCCAAAGCACGCACCACTAAGTCTTTGCAGGCGCTAATTAATTTACAGCCTCAAAAAGCCACGGTTATCGTCGATGGTAAAGAGAAAACCATCGCTGTAGAAGCAATTCAAGTCGGCATGCAAGTTCGAGTGAAGCCGGGAGAAAAAGTCCCTGTCGATGGTGTTGTGGTATCGGGTGAGTCTTATATCGATGAATCAATGCTGACTGGCGAACCGCTCCCCAACGTTAAATCGATTAATGATGGTGTTTCAGCAGGTACCATTAATGGTGATGGCAGCTTAATCATTGAAGCTACGGGGATTGGCTCAAGCACCATGTTGGCTCGAATCATTCAGATGGTTCGCCAAGCACAAAGCAGCAAGCCTGAGATTGCGAAGCTTGCCGACTCTATCTCTGCCGTTTTCGTACCAGTTGTGGTCGCGATCGCAGCCATTGCCGCCCTAGTTTGGTTTTTTGTTGGACCACAACCGAGTGCAAGTTACATGCTAGTGGTATCAACAACAGTGCTAATCATCGCCTGCCCATGCGCATTGGGCTTAGCGACACCGCTCTCTATTACTGTTGGCGTTGGCAAAGCCGCTGAGTTTGGTGTTCTGATCAAGGATGCAGATGTGTTGCAATCTGCAAGCAAAATTGATGCTGTCGTATTTGATAAAACAGGCACCCTAACCCAAGGTAAACCAACCGTTCAGCAGGCCTTTTATGGCGACTTATCAGAACAAGAACTGCTGGCTTACGCCTATTCGGTAGAGGTAGGGTCAGAACACCCATTAGCGAAAGCCGTTTGCCAATATGCTGAGAGCTTACAAGTTTCAGCACTACCCCACAGCGAATTTGAAAACCAACGAGGGCTTGGCATACAAGCAATAATTAACGGCAAAAACGTTCAAGTCGGCTCACTTAAATATCTCACTCAACTCGGTATTGAAACTGAAATTGGCGCAGACTTTATCGAGCTTTGCCGCTCACAAGCTTGGACGCCAATTTTCGTCGCGATTGATCAAAAACTGGAAGGCATACTTGGCGTTTCAGACGCGTTAAAAATAGATAGCAAACAAGCGATAGCTCAACTAAAATCCGCGGGAATTCACACCGTACTATTAACAGGCGACAACGATTCTGTTGCTCAAGCGATTGGCAAAACCGTCGATATCAACGAAGTGATCTCAGAAGTGCTTCCTGAGCAGAAAGCGCAACATATTGTTCAGCTACAACAACAATATAAAAGTGTCGCTATGGTTGGAGACGGTATTAATGATGCACCCGCTCTTGCGCAAGCAGATATAGGAATCGCGATGGGCAGCGGCAGTGATGTGGCAATCGAGAGTGCGCAAATGACGCTACTCAATTCATCGCCATTATCGGTTAGCAATGCGATCGAGCTGTCCCAAGCGACCGTGAGAAACATGAAACAAAACTTATTTGGCGCCTTCGTCTATAACTCGCTTGGCATTCCGATTGCAGCTGGTGTGCTCTACCCATTTTTCGGATTTTTGCTAAGCCCTGTCGTTGCTGGCGCAGCAATGGCGATGTCGTCAATTACGGTTGTAAGCAATGCCAACAGGCTAAGACTGTTCAAACCCACTCATTCTAATATCAACAAAAACCATATTCATGAGGTTCACCATGATTCGTAA
- a CDS encoding beta-ketoacyl-ACP synthase, whose translation MTRRVVVTGMSGVTAFGNDWQHIEPKLKACKNATQYMPSFEQYDGLNTKLAAPIDDFQLPKHYKRKQVRGMGRVSRLATVATENALEQSGLIGHDVLTNGETGIAYGSSTGSTDAVGAFGVMLNEKSTRAITATTYVQMMPHTAAVNVGLFFGLRGRVIPTSSACTSGSQAIGYAYEAIKHGYQTVMVAGGGEELCPTESAVFDTLFATSLKNDTPEKSPSPYDSERDGLVIGEGAGTLVLEEYEHAVARGAKIYAEIIGFASNCDAAHVTQPQMETMQICMEKALKDAQLPAEKIGYVSAHGTATDKGDIAESNATANIFGEVPISSLKSYFGHTLGACGAIEAWLSLEMMHSGWFSPTLNLENIDERCGKLDYITGSGRELNVEYVMSNNFAFGGINTSIIFKKI comes from the coding sequence ATGACCCGCCGCGTTGTTGTAACTGGTATGTCAGGCGTTACCGCTTTTGGCAACGATTGGCAGCACATCGAGCCAAAACTGAAAGCTTGTAAAAATGCGACCCAGTACATGCCAAGCTTTGAGCAATATGATGGCCTCAACACCAAGCTTGCTGCACCTATTGACGACTTTCAACTGCCTAAACACTATAAGCGCAAGCAAGTGCGTGGTATGGGCCGTGTCTCTCGCCTAGCAACCGTTGCCACCGAAAATGCGTTAGAACAATCAGGCTTGATTGGCCACGACGTTTTGACTAATGGCGAAACAGGTATTGCCTACGGTTCTTCAACCGGCAGCACTGACGCTGTTGGTGCATTTGGCGTGATGCTTAACGAGAAATCGACGCGAGCGATCACAGCAACCACTTACGTGCAAATGATGCCACACACCGCAGCGGTAAACGTCGGGCTATTCTTTGGTCTGCGCGGCCGCGTGATTCCCACCAGCAGTGCCTGTACGTCAGGAAGCCAAGCGATTGGCTACGCCTATGAAGCAATCAAACACGGCTACCAAACCGTGATGGTTGCCGGTGGTGGTGAAGAGCTATGCCCAACCGAGTCTGCCGTTTTCGATACCCTTTTTGCGACCAGTTTAAAAAACGACACGCCAGAAAAATCCCCTAGCCCTTACGACAGTGAGCGCGATGGCCTGGTTATCGGTGAAGGCGCTGGCACGCTTGTTCTTGAGGAGTATGAACATGCGGTTGCTCGCGGTGCAAAGATCTACGCGGAAATCATCGGTTTTGCCAGCAACTGCGATGCAGCCCATGTGACCCAACCTCAGATGGAAACCATGCAAATTTGTATGGAGAAAGCGCTGAAAGATGCACAACTCCCTGCGGAAAAAATTGGTTATGTTTCGGCGCACGGAACGGCAACAGATAAAGGTGATATTGCTGAAAGTAATGCGACAGCAAACATTTTCGGAGAAGTGCCAATCAGCTCATTGAAAAGCTACTTTGGTCATACGCTTGGAGCGTGTGGTGCCATTGAGGCTTGGTTGAGCCTAGAAATGATGCATTCAGGTTGGTTCAGCCCAACATTGAACCTTGAAAACATCGACGAACGCTGCGGCAAACTCGATTACATTACAGGTTCTGGTCGCGAATTGAATGTTGAGTATGTAATGAGTAATAACTTTGCCTTTGGCGGAATCAACACCTCCATCATATTCAAAAAAATCTGA
- a CDS encoding hotdog family protein codes for MTDIPSVDQLLPHDDPMILIDRAINVEALSIHCQVDIGAHNLFFNTESQTVPAYVGIEFMAQSVAAWSGYHALKNGTIPPIGFLLGSRRYKSLCDEFTQGQTLDIYAEQLMEDSGMAVFTARVEDQGELVAQCQLNVYVPTEQKLQEMKTRSPS; via the coding sequence ATGACTGATATCCCTTCTGTAGACCAACTTCTCCCACACGATGATCCGATGATATTAATCGATCGAGCTATCAACGTTGAGGCATTATCGATTCACTGCCAGGTCGACATTGGCGCGCACAACCTGTTCTTTAACACCGAATCTCAAACCGTACCTGCTTATGTGGGTATCGAGTTTATGGCGCAATCTGTTGCTGCATGGTCTGGGTATCATGCGCTGAAAAATGGCACCATTCCCCCAATCGGTTTTTTATTAGGTTCTCGTCGCTATAAGTCACTTTGTGATGAGTTTACTCAAGGTCAAACCCTTGATATCTATGCTGAACAACTCATGGAAGACAGTGGTATGGCTGTATTTACCGCCAGAGTCGAAGACCAAGGCGAGCTAGTGGCTCAATGCCAGCTCAATGTCTATGTACCAACCGAACAAAAATTACAAGAAATGAAAACTAGGAGCCCATCATGA
- the gltX gene encoding glutamate--tRNA ligase: MTVKTRFAPSPTGYLHVGGARTALYSWLFAKNQGGEFVLRIEDTDLERNSQEAVDAILEGMQWMGMEWDEGPYYQSKRFDRYNEMVDKLLAEDKAFKCYASKELLDEIRAEQEENKEMARYDANHPKIVAANEAANEGDACVIRFRNPKEGSVVFDDQIRGRIEISNSQLDDLIIRRTDGAPTYNFVVVVDDWDMGITHVVRGEDHINNTPRQINIYEALGAPVPTFAHCAMILGDDGAKLSKRHGAVSVMQYRDEGYLPNALNNYLVRLGWSHGDQEIFSQEEMIEFFSLNAISKSASAFNTEKLLWLNNHYIKTSEPEYVAKYLQWHLDAQKIDTTNGPAITEVITLVGERCNTLIELAEQSRYFYEDFSEFEAGAAKKHLRGVAKGPLELALAKAEALEDFTTANIKDGVIAAVCEELEIGMGKIGMPLRVAVTGGGQSPSVDAVMELVGKERVIARIKMALEFIAEREANA; encoded by the coding sequence ATGACGGTTAAAACTCGTTTTGCTCCTAGCCCAACTGGCTATCTTCACGTTGGTGGTGCACGTACTGCACTTTACTCTTGGCTATTCGCTAAGAACCAAGGTGGTGAATTCGTTCTACGTATCGAAGACACAGACCTTGAGCGTAACTCTCAAGAAGCGGTTGATGCAATTCTAGAAGGCATGCAATGGATGGGTATGGAATGGGATGAAGGTCCTTACTACCAATCTAAGCGTTTTGACCGTTACAACGAAATGGTTGATAAGCTACTTGCTGAAGACAAAGCATTCAAATGCTACGCGTCTAAAGAACTGCTTGATGAGATTCGTGCAGAGCAAGAAGAAAACAAAGAAATGGCTCGTTACGATGCGAACCACCCTAAAATTGTTGCAGCAAACGAAGCAGCAAATGAAGGTGATGCGTGCGTTATCCGTTTCCGTAACCCTAAAGAAGGCAGTGTAGTATTTGATGACCAAATCCGTGGTCGCATTGAAATCTCTAACAGCCAACTTGATGACCTAATCATTCGTCGTACAGACGGTGCTCCAACTTACAACTTCGTTGTTGTAGTGGATGACTGGGACATGGGTATTACACACGTTGTTCGTGGTGAAGACCACATCAACAACACACCTCGTCAAATCAACATCTATGAAGCACTAGGCGCGCCAGTTCCAACTTTCGCTCACTGTGCAATGATTCTTGGTGATGACGGTGCGAAACTTTCTAAGCGCCACGGTGCTGTTTCTGTAATGCAATACCGCGACGAAGGTTACCTACCAAATGCACTAAACAACTACCTAGTGCGTTTAGGTTGGTCTCACGGTGACCAAGAGATCTTCTCTCAAGAAGAGATGATTGAATTCTTCAGCCTGAACGCAATCAGCAAGTCTGCATCTGCATTCAACACTGAAAAGCTACTTTGGTTGAACAACCACTACATCAAGACTTCTGAGCCTGAGTACGTTGCAAAATACCTGCAATGGCACTTAGATGCACAGAAGATCGATACAACAAATGGCCCAGCGATCACTGAAGTGATCACGCTAGTTGGCGAGCGTTGTAACACGCTTATCGAACTTGCTGAGCAATCTCGTTACTTCTACGAAGATTTCTCTGAGTTTGAAGCTGGCGCGGCTAAGAAGCACCTACGTGGTGTTGCTAAAGGTCCACTCGAGCTTGCTCTTGCTAAGGCTGAAGCACTTGAAGATTTCACTACTGCAAACATCAAAGATGGTGTGATTGCAGCAGTATGTGAAGAGCTAGAGATCGGCATGGGGAAAATCGGTATGCCACTTCGCGTAGCAGTAACAGGTGGCGGTCAGTCTCCTTCTGTTGATGCAGTGATGGAGCTTGTTGGTAAAGAGCGCGTAATCGCTCGTATCAAGATGGCTCTTGAGTTCATCGCTGAGCGTGAAGCTAACGCTTAA